From the genome of Malus sylvestris chromosome 6, drMalSylv7.2, whole genome shotgun sequence, one region includes:
- the LOC126627346 gene encoding probable phospholipid hydroperoxide glutathione peroxidase has product MTSQATENPKTIYDFTVKDAKGNDVDLSLYKGKVLLVINVASKCGLTNSNYTELNQLYQQYKEQGFEILAFPCNQFGDEEPGSNKEIEEFVCTRFKSEFPIFDKIEVNGDNAGPLYKFLKLGKWGFFGDDIQWNFTKFLVDKEGKVSDRYYPTTPPLSIERDLKKLLGVP; this is encoded by the exons ATGACAAGCCAGGCAACTGAGAACCCAAAAACAATTTACGACTTCACTGTCAAG GATGCAAAGGGCAATGATGTGGATCTTAGCTTGTACAAGGGAAAAGTTCTACTCGTTATCAATGTTGCTTCCAAATG TGGACTGACCAACTCAAACTACACAGAACTGAATCAACTATACCAACAGTATAAAGAACAAG GCTTTGAGATACTGGCGTTTCCATGCAATCAGTTTGGTGATGAGGAACCAGGAAGTAATAAAGAGATTGAAGAGTTTGTCTGCACTCGTTTCAAATCTGAATTTCCAATTTTTGACAAG ATTGAAGTAAACGGTGATAATGCTGGTCCCTTGTATAAGTTCTTGAAGTTAGGCAAATGGGGATTCTTTGGAGATGATATCCAATGGAATTTTACCAAGTTTCTAGTTGACAAGGAGGGGAAAGTTTCTGATCGCTATTACCCGACCACTCCCCCCCTTAGTATTGAG CGGGATTTAAAGAAGCTATTGGGAGTCCCGTGA